In Halomarina salina, one DNA window encodes the following:
- a CDS encoding CARDB domain-containing protein gives MPRRSVPAALALSVALVVSLGAGVVGVSPTALAQEVPDARLTVTDATVTPAEPVTGAPTTIDATVSLSGGSTSPVSLQRVDLVEGGETIASADDLGALSAGGTLTVPLTATFDQPGQRDLELVVVGENASGGEVSATRPLTVVVESAPPLLTVQSSEAVAGTQSQVAVEVANPTTAAMRNVVVDVQAGDATGRATLATLAGGATETVNVTVAPESTGDVPVDATVTYTTAAGSVAETTTSTTLAVSELREDVGVRVERASQNQQSSGGGSLQDQLGSLVGGGATGGAAAQQGSENDDESSGSQVAVTVTNFGNAPIREVVVQQRSNGSDGPRYAVGTLAPGASESVPVDLSRVPGGQVQFETTYSLAGESGSETAAYDYRPQTGAIRVTGVNLTVTDGTLRIEGNAGNTGEATVSGVVVAVAESESVGPAYPQRDYFVGSVEGSEFAPFELTADIDLANASSVPVDVTYVVNGVERADRVELPLDGVEERERGGSDFPLSLSSAFVVVLLAAAAVAVAVRFR, from the coding sequence ATGCCACGCCGTTCGGTCCCCGCCGCGCTCGCCCTCTCGGTCGCGCTGGTCGTCTCGCTCGGAGCCGGTGTCGTCGGAGTGAGTCCCACCGCCCTCGCCCAGGAGGTGCCCGACGCGCGCCTCACCGTCACCGACGCGACGGTGACACCCGCGGAACCGGTGACCGGCGCACCCACCACGATTGATGCGACGGTCTCGCTGTCGGGCGGGAGCACGTCGCCGGTCTCGCTCCAGCGGGTCGACCTCGTCGAGGGGGGCGAGACCATCGCCAGCGCGGACGACCTCGGCGCGCTCTCCGCGGGCGGGACGCTCACCGTCCCCCTGACGGCCACGTTCGACCAGCCGGGGCAGCGCGACCTCGAACTCGTCGTCGTCGGTGAGAACGCGAGCGGAGGCGAGGTCAGCGCGACCCGACCGCTGACCGTCGTCGTCGAGTCCGCACCGCCGCTCCTCACCGTCCAGTCGAGCGAGGCCGTCGCGGGGACCCAGTCACAGGTCGCCGTCGAGGTGGCGAACCCGACGACGGCGGCGATGCGGAACGTCGTCGTCGACGTGCAGGCCGGCGACGCGACGGGACGGGCGACGCTCGCCACGCTCGCCGGCGGCGCGACAGAGACGGTCAACGTCACGGTCGCCCCCGAGTCGACGGGCGACGTACCCGTGGACGCGACCGTGACCTACACGACCGCGGCGGGATCCGTCGCGGAGACGACGACCAGCACGACGCTCGCGGTGTCGGAGTTGCGGGAGGACGTCGGCGTCCGCGTCGAGCGGGCGAGCCAGAACCAGCAGAGCAGCGGTGGCGGCAGCCTGCAGGACCAGCTCGGCAGTCTCGTCGGTGGCGGGGCGACCGGCGGCGCGGCAGCCCAGCAGGGTAGCGAGAACGACGACGAGTCGAGCGGGTCGCAGGTCGCGGTCACCGTGACGAACTTCGGGAACGCACCGATTCGGGAGGTGGTGGTCCAGCAGCGCTCGAACGGGAGCGACGGTCCGCGATACGCCGTCGGGACGCTCGCGCCCGGTGCCAGCGAGTCGGTGCCCGTCGACCTCTCGCGCGTTCCGGGTGGGCAGGTACAGTTCGAGACGACGTACTCGCTCGCTGGCGAGTCTGGCAGCGAGACGGCGGCGTACGACTACCGCCCGCAGACCGGCGCGATTCGCGTGACGGGCGTGAACCTCACCGTGACCGACGGCACCCTCAGAATCGAGGGGAACGCGGGCAACACGGGCGAGGCGACCGTCTCGGGCGTCGTCGTCGCCGTTGCTGAGTCGGAGTCCGTCGGCCCGGCGTACCCGCAACGCGACTACTTCGTCGGGAGCGTCGAGGGCAGCGAGTTCGCCCCGTTCGAACTCACCGCGGACATCGACCTCGCCAACGCGAGCAGCGTCCCCGTCGACGTGACGTACGTCGTGAACGGCGTCGAGCGGGCCGACCGCGTCGAGTTGCCCCTCGACGGCGTCGAGGAACGCGAGCGCGGCGGGTCGGACTTCCCGCTGAGTCTCTCGAGCGCGTTCGTCGTCGTCCTGCTCGCCGCGGCGGCCGTCGCCGTCGCGGTCCGGTTCAGATGA
- a CDS encoding ABC transporter ATP-binding protein — protein sequence MSDDGASPDDGSSSTDGATPPDAAAEFVVELRGVTKEYRSASETVVALDDVDFTVRPGEFVAVVGPSGSGKSTMLNVLGLLDVPTRGEQYLRGRDVTALTDEEGTDARKRAIGFVFQDFHLIPTLTATENVELPTLFDGHVAGTDEDPTARARDLLSRVGLGDRLDHDPTQLSGGQKQRVAIARALVNRPALVLADEPTGNLDRETGATILEEFRRICDDGVSVVAVTHDELVTRFADRTVELVDGVLREREAGEPTDDVGFSASTDGGNEAADGESDDADVMGGESDDANGPAESEPVAEDER from the coding sequence ATGAGCGACGACGGGGCGAGCCCGGACGACGGCTCGTCGTCGACCGACGGCGCGACCCCACCCGACGCCGCTGCCGAGTTCGTCGTCGAACTCCGCGGCGTCACGAAGGAGTACCGCTCGGCCAGCGAGACGGTCGTCGCCCTCGACGACGTGGACTTCACGGTCCGACCGGGCGAGTTCGTCGCCGTCGTCGGCCCCTCGGGGTCGGGGAAGTCGACGATGCTGAACGTCCTCGGCCTGCTCGACGTGCCGACACGCGGCGAGCAGTACCTCCGGGGACGCGACGTGACGGCACTCACCGACGAGGAGGGGACCGACGCGCGCAAGCGCGCCATCGGGTTCGTCTTCCAGGACTTCCACCTCATCCCGACGCTCACCGCGACGGAGAACGTCGAACTCCCGACGCTGTTCGACGGGCACGTCGCGGGGACCGACGAGGACCCCACAGCGCGCGCCCGCGACCTGCTCTCCCGCGTGGGGCTCGGCGACCGACTCGACCACGACCCGACACAGCTCTCGGGCGGACAGAAACAGCGCGTCGCCATCGCGAGAGCGCTCGTCAACCGGCCGGCGCTCGTGCTGGCCGACGAACCGACGGGTAACCTCGACCGCGAGACGGGAGCGACCATCCTCGAGGAGTTCCGGCGCATCTGCGACGACGGCGTCAGCGTGGTCGCCGTCACGCACGACGAACTCGTCACGCGGTTCGCCGACCGGACGGTCGAACTGGTCGACGGCGTGTTGCGCGAACGCGAGGCGGGCGAACCGACCGACGACGTCGGGTTCTCCGCGAGCACCGACGGCGGGAACGAGGCGGCGGACGGCGAGAGCGACGACGCGGACGTGATGGGCGGCGAGAGCGACGACGCGAATGGGCCGGCCGAGTCGGAGCCGGTCGCCGAGGACGAGCGATGA
- a CDS encoding ABC transporter permease: MRRFPAVLMARRNLSRNRLRSGLAALGIVIGVFAIATLGIFGTVLQLSATNELGDIGNQVIVSPNADAGSDSLSSRDVREIRRAASGRGTVVPLVSDGGVVSAGGDQTFSQLYGTDDPATLFEAQDGTLPAVHRQGAIVGSDVAETLSLSVGSVVEIEGNRYRVVAVLAESDTITPIRPDDAVVLPPGEFVQTEPTQVVVQADSGSAATAVASEVRSTLNARTERVSVFELSSILSTIAEFFALLNAFLLGLASISLVVAGVSIFNVMLMSTTERRQEIGVLRAVGVQKGEVLRTLLVEAALLGALGGVVGALASGAVAVGLAAFVEQISYDVVFVARNGAYLVGGFAFGVLVSLVSGLYPAWTAASERPVEALRD, from the coding sequence ATGAGGCGCTTTCCCGCCGTGCTCATGGCGCGCCGGAACCTCTCGCGAAACCGCCTGCGGTCGGGGCTGGCGGCGCTGGGCATCGTCATCGGCGTGTTCGCCATCGCGACGCTGGGCATCTTCGGGACGGTCCTCCAGCTGTCGGCGACGAACGAACTCGGCGACATCGGGAACCAGGTCATCGTCTCGCCGAACGCCGACGCGGGCAGCGACAGCCTCAGCTCCCGCGACGTCCGGGAGATTCGCCGGGCGGCGAGCGGCCGCGGGACCGTCGTCCCGCTGGTCTCCGACGGCGGCGTGGTGTCGGCGGGCGGCGACCAGACGTTCTCGCAACTGTACGGCACCGACGACCCGGCGACGCTGTTCGAGGCACAGGACGGGACGCTCCCGGCGGTCCACCGACAGGGAGCCATCGTCGGTTCTGACGTGGCCGAGACGCTGTCGCTGTCGGTGGGGAGCGTCGTCGAGATAGAGGGCAACCGCTACCGCGTCGTCGCGGTGCTGGCCGAGAGCGACACCATCACGCCCATCCGCCCGGACGACGCCGTGGTGCTGCCCCCCGGCGAGTTCGTCCAGACCGAGCCGACGCAGGTGGTCGTGCAGGCCGACTCCGGGAGTGCGGCGACGGCCGTCGCGAGCGAGGTCCGGTCGACGCTCAACGCCCGAACCGAGCGCGTCTCAGTCTTCGAACTCTCCTCCATCCTCTCGACCATCGCGGAGTTCTTCGCGCTGCTCAACGCCTTCCTGCTCGGACTGGCCTCCATCTCGCTGGTCGTCGCCGGGGTCAGCATCTTCAACGTGATGCTGATGAGCACGACCGAGCGCCGCCAGGAGATCGGCGTCCTCAGGGCGGTCGGCGTCCAGAAGGGCGAGGTGCTGCGAACGCTGCTGGTCGAGGCCGCGTTGCTCGGCGCTCTCGGCGGCGTCGTCGGGGCACTGGCGAGCGGCGCCGTCGCGGTCGGGCTCGCCGCGTTCGTCGAGCAGATATCGTACGACGTGGTGTTCGTCGCACGCAACGGCGCGTACCTCGTCGGCGGGTTCGCGTTCGGCGTCCTGGTGAGCCTGGTCAGCGGGCTCTACCCGGCGTGGACGGCGGCGAGCGAGCGACCGGTGGAGGCATTGCGAGATTGA
- a CDS encoding DUF4352 domain-containing protein, whose protein sequence is MENDINRRRVLAGVGTGMTLLAGCASEDGADNETNGGDGGDATSNTDESESTEGSEEATATETDDAESTTGGSAEANVTLGEVAEGDNLSLVARSTERTTSLGEYSEAESGNEFVVVRMAVKNTSDAFAEFSSYWQARLKDGENHVYDASFNSTDHPIDSSVLAPGEVSRGDMVFEVPEGTGDLTMQFDFSAFDFTSFDRVTIDLASEASSAADLTQDLGVEVNDPGTEATYEGVTVTLHGVRRESSLGDYAEAEEGSEYVIPDIEITNGTDEALTVSTLLQMRVKTGTGLSFTGDLMGSSSLDQAYEEGSDIAPGESRRGELAYQVETDTESQFWVFNFLDFSDPSKSFWTLD, encoded by the coding sequence ATGGAGAACGACATTAACCGACGGCGAGTGCTGGCTGGCGTCGGCACCGGAATGACGCTCCTCGCCGGTTGTGCGAGCGAGGACGGAGCGGATAACGAGACGAACGGTGGCGACGGCGGCGATGCAACGTCGAACACCGACGAGTCAGAGAGTACCGAGGGCAGCGAGGAGGCGACCGCTACCGAGACGGACGACGCAGAATCGACCACTGGCGGGTCCGCCGAGGCGAACGTAACGCTCGGCGAGGTCGCGGAGGGGGACAACCTCTCGCTCGTCGCTCGTTCGACCGAACGGACGACCTCGCTCGGCGAGTACTCGGAGGCGGAGTCGGGCAACGAGTTCGTCGTCGTCCGCATGGCGGTCAAGAACACGAGCGACGCGTTCGCCGAGTTCTCGAGCTACTGGCAAGCACGGCTGAAAGACGGCGAGAACCACGTCTACGACGCCTCGTTCAACTCGACGGACCACCCCATCGACAGCAGTGTCCTCGCTCCGGGCGAAGTCTCGCGTGGCGACATGGTGTTCGAGGTTCCGGAGGGCACCGGTGACCTCACGATGCAGTTCGACTTCAGCGCCTTCGACTTCACCAGCTTCGACCGCGTCACCATCGACCTCGCCTCGGAAGCGAGTTCCGCGGCGGACCTAACCCAGGACCTCGGCGTCGAGGTGAACGACCCCGGCACCGAGGCGACGTACGAGGGCGTGACCGTGACACTCCACGGCGTCCGCCGCGAGTCCTCGCTCGGCGACTACGCGGAGGCAGAGGAGGGCTCCGAGTACGTCATCCCGGACATCGAAATCACTAACGGGACGGACGAGGCGCTCACTGTCTCGACACTGCTCCAGATGCGCGTCAAGACCGGCACCGGCCTCTCGTTCACGGGCGACCTCATGGGGTCGTCCTCGCTCGACCAGGCCTACGAAGAGGGTTCGGACATCGCCCCCGGTGAGTCCCGACGCGGCGAACTCGCGTATCAGGTCGAGACGGACACCGAGTCGCAGTTCTGGGTGTTCAACTTCCTCGACTTCAGCGACCCGTCGAAGTCGTTCTGGACGCTGGACTGA
- a CDS encoding tyrosine-type recombinase/integrase, with protein sequence MNATPPHDAKNRYLKDKSTEVTDSTLANYKTTLNIFCDWLGDRGILFLNTLTSDDIQQFKEWRGEGVKTITLKTDMTCIKGFVRFCEHINAVPDGLHMMVRVPKPNHEDEVASSILSRNEATAILAYLDKHEYASLRHVMFLLLWKTGMRRSALYALDVDDFDGGPKPHLRLRHRPHEGTPLKNKHRGERDVRISSETAAVISDFLKWNHPGAEDEYGRTALIMSSQGNRCEPSTIQRNIYTVTRPCHYTGECPLGRDFSECEATSYNTASKCPASVGPHALRRGYVTESLNAGQPKDVTADRVDMSLEVLDKHYDHATKSQKMERREDYLIDI encoded by the coding sequence ATGAACGCAACACCGCCCCACGACGCGAAGAACCGCTACCTAAAGGACAAATCGACTGAGGTGACGGATTCGACACTGGCCAACTACAAGACGACACTCAACATCTTCTGTGACTGGCTCGGTGACCGGGGAATCCTGTTCCTCAACACGCTCACCAGCGACGACATCCAGCAGTTCAAGGAATGGCGGGGGGAGGGCGTGAAGACGATCACGCTGAAAACGGACATGACCTGCATCAAGGGCTTCGTTCGCTTCTGTGAGCACATCAACGCTGTTCCAGATGGGCTCCACATGATGGTTCGCGTTCCGAAGCCAAATCACGAGGACGAGGTGGCGAGTAGCATCCTCTCACGGAACGAAGCCACTGCAATCCTGGCGTATCTCGACAAGCACGAGTATGCGTCGCTCCGGCACGTCATGTTCCTCCTGCTGTGGAAGACAGGGATGCGACGGAGCGCGCTGTATGCCCTTGATGTAGACGATTTCGACGGTGGGCCGAAACCGCACCTCCGATTGCGTCACCGACCTCACGAAGGAACTCCGCTCAAGAACAAGCATCGGGGGGAACGGGACGTGAGAATCAGCAGCGAAACCGCAGCGGTGATTTCGGACTTCCTCAAGTGGAATCACCCTGGGGCCGAAGATGAGTACGGACGGACCGCGCTCATCATGTCGTCTCAAGGGAACCGCTGTGAGCCCTCAACCATCCAGCGGAACATCTACACCGTTACTCGACCGTGCCACTACACCGGGGAGTGCCCACTGGGTCGTGATTTCAGCGAGTGTGAGGCGACTTCGTACAACACCGCGAGCAAGTGTCCCGCTTCAGTTGGCCCGCACGCCCTCCGACGGGGATACGTCACAGAGTCCCTGAACGCCGGGCAGCCGAAAGACGTGACCGCAGATCGGGTAGATATGAGCCTTGAAGTGCTGGACAAGCACTACGACCACGCGACGAAGAGTCAGAAGATGGAGCGTCGCGAGGATTATCTGATAGATATCTAA